From a single Lolium rigidum isolate FL_2022 chromosome 7, APGP_CSIRO_Lrig_0.1, whole genome shotgun sequence genomic region:
- the LOC124671182 gene encoding beta-fructofuranosidase, insoluble isoenzyme 7-like — translation MNGIEHPRNGRTAYHFQPAKNWQNDPNGPMYHNGIYHFFYQYNPRDATWGNGKLSWGHSVSGDLVNWAALENAINPTAPFDVNGCYSGSATVLPDGRPAILYTGLDTNRAQVQNVAFAKDPSDPLLREWEKPSCNPVIPIPADVTRNNFRDPTEAWRGRDGLWRVGVGAEVGGLGSILVFRSTDFLRWERNAVPLHVSSPDIPELECPDLFPVAERGTDGLDVSTPSGPGVTHVLKLSDLGREDHYMVGRYDDEADTFVAAEPELGVDCRHWRRFDHGHLYASKSFYDARKKRRVLWAWVDETDGGGVARGWAGLQAFPRAMWLDSDGKRLVQWPVEEIETLRRKRVGLQWATEVEAGGTKEIAGIVSSQADVEVVFEIPNLEDAETLDPKWLLDPRGLCAEKGASVHGGVGPFGLLVMASADLEEHTAVFFRVFRHLDTYKVLMCTDLTKSSTKEGVHKTSYGAFLDVDVEKDKFLSLRTLIDHTVVESFGDGGRTCMTARVYPEHVATSSSRLYVFNKGTCAVKVSKLEAWELATAAMNGGASGSIEPDTKAL, via the exons ATGAATGGAATCGAGCACCCGCGCAATGGCCGAACCGCCTACCACTTCCAACCCGCGAAGAATTGGCAAAATGATCCCAATG GGCCAATGTACCACAATGGCATCTACCACTTCTTCTACCAGTACAATCCCCGCGACGCCACATGGGGCAACGGCAAGCTTTCGTGGGGCCACTCCGTCTCCGGTGACCTCGTGAACTGGGCCGCCCTCGAGAATGCAATCAATCCCACAGCACCGttcgacgtcaacggttgctacTCAGGCTCCGCCACCGTCCTCCCTGACGGCCGGCCAGCCATCCTCTACACCGGCCTCGACACCAACAGGGCGCAGGTCCAGAACGTGGCCTTCGCAAAGGACCCCTCCGACCCGCTCCTCCGCGAGTGGGAGAAGCCCAGCTGCAACCCGGTCATCCCGATCCCCGCCGACGTCACCCGCAACAACTTCCGCGACCCGACGGAGGCGTGGCGTGGCCGCGACGGCCTGTGGCGAGTCGGCGTCGGAGCAGAGGTCGGCGGCCTCGGCTCGATACTCGTCTTCCGGAGCACCGACTTCCTTCGCTGGGAGCGCAATGCTGTGCCGCTGCACGTCAGCTCGCCGGACATCCCTGAGCTCGAGTGCCCCGACCTGTTCCCCGTGGCGGAGCGAGGCACCGACGGGCTCGACGTGTCGACGCCGAGCGGCCCGGGGGTGACACACGTGCTCAAGCTCAGTGACCTGGGTAGGGAGGACCACTACATGGTGGGGCGGTACGACGACGAGGCGGACACCTTCGTGGCGGCGGAGCCCGAGCTTGGCGTCGACTGCAGGCACTGGCGCCGGTTCGACCACGGCCACCTCTATGCCTCCAAGTCCTTCTACGACGCACGCAAGAAGCGGCGCGTGTTGTGGGCGTGGGTCGACGAGACGGACGGCGGTGGCGTTGCCAGAGGCTGGGCCGGCCTCCAGGCATTCCCAAGGGCGATGTGGTTGGACTCCGACGGGAAGCGGCTTGTGCAGTGGCCAGTGGAGGAGATAGAAACGCTTCGGAGGAAGCGGGTCGGCCTGCAGTGGGCGAcggaggtggaggccggcggcaCGAAGGAGATCGCCGGCATCGTCAGCTCCCAGGCTGACGTGGAGGTCGTCTTTGAGATCCCAAACCTCGAGGATGCCGAGACATTGGACCCGAAATGGCTGCTGGATCCGCGGGGGCTCTGCGCGGAGAAGGGTGCGTCCGTGCACGGTGGAGTCGGCCCGTTCGGGCTGCTCGTCATGGCCTCCGCCGACCTGGAGGAGCACACGGCTGTGTTCTTCAGGGTGTTCAGGCACCTTGACACGTACAAGGTCCTCATGTGCACCGACCTCACAAA GTCATCTACGAAAGAAGGGGTACACAAGACATCCTACGGAGCATTTCTGGACGTGGACGTGGAGAAGGACAAGTTCTTGTCGCTCAGAACACTG ATCGATCACACGGTGGTGGAGAGCTTCGGCGACGGTGGGAGGACTTGCATGACGGCCCGTGTGTACCCGGAGCACGTGGCAACGAGTAGCAGCCGACTGTACGTGTTCAACAAAGGGACATGTGCCGTGAAGGTCTCCAAGCTGGAGGCGTGGGAGCTAGCGACGGCGGCCATGAATGGTGGAGCCAGTGGTTCCATTGAACCGGACACCAAGGCTTTGTAG